A single region of the Rathayibacter rathayi genome encodes:
- the pyrE gene encoding orotate phosphoribosyltransferase, with translation MTDARHQLIEYIGSDAVFHGDFTLTSGTKASYYVDLRRVSLDHRVAPLIGQVMLDLIAPIERVDAVGGLTMGADPIAAAILHQGAARGLSYDAFVVRKEPKDHGRGRQVEGPDLEGKRVVVVEDTSTTGGSPLTAIEALLKVGAEIAGVAVVVDRATGAREIIQDAGYPYFAAIGLADLGLS, from the coding sequence GTGACCGACGCACGCCACCAGCTCATCGAGTACATCGGCTCCGACGCCGTCTTCCACGGGGACTTCACCCTCACCAGCGGCACGAAGGCGTCGTACTACGTCGATCTGCGCCGGGTGAGCCTCGACCACCGCGTCGCCCCGCTGATCGGGCAGGTCATGCTCGACCTGATCGCGCCGATCGAGCGCGTCGATGCGGTCGGCGGCCTCACGATGGGAGCCGATCCGATCGCCGCCGCGATCCTGCACCAGGGTGCAGCTCGAGGGCTCTCCTACGACGCTTTCGTTGTGCGCAAGGAACCCAAGGACCACGGCCGCGGTCGGCAGGTCGAGGGCCCCGACCTCGAGGGCAAGCGCGTCGTGGTCGTCGAGGACACGTCCACCACCGGCGGCTCACCGCTGACGGCGATCGAGGCCCTGCTGAAGGTCGGCGCCGAGATCGCCGGAGTCGCCGTCGTCGTCGACCGCGCGACCGGGGCCCGCGAGATCATCCAGGACGCCGGCTACCCGTACTTCGCGGCGATCGGTCTGGCCGACCTCGGCCTGAGCTGA
- a CDS encoding HAD-IIA family hydrolase, with protein sequence MATNRSEVEAWLTDMDGVLVHENKALPGAPELIQEWIDSGTPFLVLTNNSIFTPRDLAARLRGSGLHVPEERIWTSALATADFCASQKPGGSAFVIGEAGITTALHEVGFIMTETAPDYVVVGETRNYSFEAITKAIRLIVAGARFIVTNPDATGPSSEGVLPATGAIAALITKATGKDPYVVGKPNPMMFRSAMNKIGAHSENTGMIGDRMDTDIVAGIEAGLHTVLVLTGISDAAEIERYPFRPDEVLSGVHELLSAEPFESEFPPASTV encoded by the coding sequence ATGGCGACGAACCGCAGTGAAGTCGAGGCCTGGCTCACAGACATGGACGGCGTGCTGGTGCACGAGAACAAGGCGCTCCCCGGCGCGCCCGAGCTGATCCAGGAGTGGATCGACTCGGGGACCCCGTTCCTGGTGCTGACGAACAACTCGATCTTCACGCCGCGGGACCTCGCGGCGCGGTTGCGCGGGTCGGGGCTGCATGTGCCGGAGGAGCGCATTTGGACGAGTGCTCTGGCGACCGCGGATTTCTGCGCGTCGCAGAAGCCGGGCGGGAGCGCGTTCGTGATCGGCGAGGCGGGGATCACCACCGCGCTGCACGAGGTCGGCTTCATCATGACCGAGACGGCACCCGACTATGTGGTCGTGGGTGAGACCCGCAACTACAGCTTCGAGGCGATCACGAAGGCGATCCGTCTGATCGTGGCGGGGGCGCGTTTCATCGTCACCAATCCTGATGCGACGGGTCCGAGCTCTGAGGGTGTCCTCCCGGCGACGGGGGCGATCGCCGCGCTGATCACGAAGGCGACGGGGAAGGATCCGTATGTCGTCGGCAAGCCGAACCCGATGATGTTCCGCTCGGCGATGAACAAGATCGGCGCGCACAGCGAGAACACGGGGATGATCGGCGACCGGATGGACACCGACATCGTCGCGGGTATCGAGGCGGGGCTGCACACGGTGCTGGTGCTGACGGGGATCAGCGACGCGGCCGAGATCGAGCGTTACCCGTTCCGACCGGACGAGGTGCTGAGCGGGGTGCACGAGCTGCTGTCGGCGGAGCCGTTCGAGTCGGAGTTCCCGCCGGCGTCCACGGTCTGA
- a CDS encoding adenylosuccinate synthase, translating to MPAIVITGAQWGDEGKGRATDLLGSRVDYVVKFNGGNNAGHTVVVGDEKYALHLLPSGILTPGVVPVIANGVVVDIEVLFHELEALSARGVDVSKLLVSANAHVITSYHRTLDKVTERFLGKRQIGTTGRGIGPAYADKINRVGIRIQDLFDENILRQKVEGALDQKNHLLVKVYNRRAILVEQVLEDLLQYAERLRPMVADTSLVLAQALDAGKTVLFEAGQATMLDVDHGTYPFVTSSNATSGGAATGSGVAPNRIDRVIAVIKAYTTRVGAGPFPTELFDEWGEYLRKQGFEFGTTTGRPRRCGWYDAPIARYSARINGVTDFVLTKLDVLSGLESIPVCVAYTVDGVRHDEVPVSQSDFHHAKPIYEEFPGWQEDISGCREFSDLPQTAQDYVRALEAMSGARFSAIGVGPEREQVVVLHDLL from the coding sequence ATGCCAGCAATCGTCATCACCGGCGCCCAGTGGGGCGATGAGGGCAAGGGGCGAGCCACCGACCTCCTCGGCAGCCGCGTCGACTACGTCGTCAAGTTCAACGGCGGCAACAACGCCGGGCACACGGTCGTCGTGGGCGACGAGAAGTACGCCCTGCATCTGCTCCCCTCCGGCATCCTCACCCCGGGCGTCGTGCCCGTGATCGCGAACGGCGTCGTCGTCGACATCGAGGTGCTGTTCCACGAGCTCGAGGCGCTGAGCGCCCGCGGCGTCGACGTGTCGAAGCTGCTCGTCAGCGCCAACGCGCACGTCATCACCAGCTATCACCGCACCCTCGACAAGGTGACGGAGCGCTTCCTCGGCAAGCGCCAGATCGGCACCACCGGTCGCGGCATCGGCCCGGCCTACGCCGACAAGATCAACCGCGTCGGCATCCGCATCCAGGACCTCTTCGACGAGAACATCCTCCGCCAGAAGGTCGAGGGCGCCCTCGACCAGAAGAACCACCTGCTGGTGAAGGTCTACAACCGCCGCGCGATCCTGGTCGAGCAGGTGCTCGAGGACCTTTTGCAGTACGCCGAGCGCTTGCGCCCGATGGTCGCCGACACATCCCTCGTGCTGGCGCAGGCCCTCGACGCCGGTAAGACTGTGCTGTTCGAGGCCGGCCAGGCCACGATGCTCGACGTCGACCACGGCACCTACCCGTTCGTCACCTCCTCCAACGCCACCTCGGGCGGCGCGGCCACCGGCTCCGGAGTCGCACCGAACCGCATCGACCGGGTCATCGCCGTGATCAAGGCCTACACGACCCGCGTCGGCGCCGGCCCCTTCCCTACCGAGCTCTTCGACGAGTGGGGCGAATACCTGCGCAAGCAGGGCTTCGAGTTCGGCACCACCACCGGCCGCCCGCGCCGCTGCGGCTGGTACGACGCGCCCATCGCGCGCTACTCCGCCCGGATCAACGGGGTCACCGACTTCGTGCTCACCAAGCTCGACGTGCTTTCGGGCCTGGAGAGCATCCCCGTCTGCGTCGCCTACACCGTCGATGGCGTACGCCATGACGAGGTCCCCGTCTCGCAGAGCGATTTCCACCACGCGAAGCCGATCTACGAGGAGTTCCCCGGCTGGCAAGAAGACATCTCCGGCTGCCGCGAATTCTCGGATCTGCCGCAGACGGCGCAGGACTACGTCCGCGCCCTCGAAGCGATGAGCGGCGCCCGCTTCTCGGCGATCGGGGTCGGCCCGGAGCGCGAGCAGGTCGTCGTCCTGCACGACCTGCTCTGA
- a CDS encoding MmcQ/YjbR family DNA-binding protein, with protein sequence MNDGMVERFLEGLAGVEAGFPFGEGTRVWKVGGKVFALEMERFGRPVVSVKALPENVVHLVAGVDGIAPGYHLNKKHWVTVDAGGIVEPGLVLELIEESHAIVVASLPRRLRLTLDGTATGSLNEDR encoded by the coding sequence ATGAACGACGGGATGGTGGAGCGTTTCCTCGAGGGGCTCGCGGGGGTGGAGGCGGGATTCCCGTTCGGGGAGGGGACGCGGGTGTGGAAGGTCGGGGGGAAAGTGTTCGCGCTCGAGATGGAGCGGTTCGGGCGGCCGGTGGTCAGCGTGAAGGCGCTACCCGAGAACGTGGTGCACCTGGTCGCGGGAGTCGACGGGATCGCGCCCGGCTACCACCTCAATAAGAAGCACTGGGTGACCGTGGACGCCGGCGGGATCGTGGAGCCCGGACTGGTGCTGGAGCTGATCGAGGAGTCGCACGCGATCGTCGTCGCGTCGCTGCCCCGACGACTCCGCCTCACCCTCGACGGCACCGCCACCGGATCGCTGAACGAGGACCGCTGA
- a CDS encoding endonuclease domain-containing protein, with product MDIDTELSLRDGIASRSQLLAAGATGRDLTTAVSDGRLLRGRRGWYASPRLPPEALTAFRLSGRLAATDAARSHGLWVLRSPELHVHVGPHAARLAAPRSVRLHWDPGHPADGVLRVSPIHALLQLGRTVGDEDLLVALESALEKRILGSDDLAELRAACPYRLQALLVFARDDSQSGVETLARWRLHLIGVAARAQVYISGVGRVDLLIGRSLIIELDGRSTHDFENDRRRDLHASVDGYVTLRFSASQVLTCWPDVERAILAAIERGLHLL from the coding sequence ATGGATATCGACACTGAGCTGTCCCTCCGCGACGGCATCGCCTCGCGGTCGCAGCTGCTCGCGGCGGGTGCTACCGGCCGAGACCTCACGACCGCGGTCAGCGACGGACGCCTCCTCCGCGGCCGGCGCGGCTGGTACGCGTCGCCGCGTCTCCCGCCCGAGGCCCTCACCGCTTTCCGTCTCAGTGGCCGACTTGCCGCGACCGACGCGGCACGCTCGCACGGCCTCTGGGTCCTGCGCTCGCCCGAGCTCCATGTGCACGTCGGGCCGCACGCCGCCCGGCTTGCCGCACCACGCAGCGTCCGACTCCACTGGGATCCGGGACATCCCGCCGACGGGGTGCTCCGCGTCTCCCCGATCCACGCGCTGCTCCAGCTCGGCCGGACCGTCGGCGACGAAGATCTGCTGGTCGCGCTTGAGTCCGCGCTTGAGAAGCGGATCCTTGGTTCCGACGACCTCGCCGAGCTGCGCGCTGCGTGCCCCTACCGGCTGCAGGCGCTCCTCGTGTTCGCCCGCGACGACTCCCAGAGCGGCGTGGAGACCCTCGCTCGGTGGCGCCTGCACCTGATCGGCGTCGCCGCCCGGGCGCAGGTGTACATCTCCGGCGTCGGGCGCGTCGACCTGTTGATTGGCCGCAGCCTCATCATCGAGCTCGACGGCCGATCGACGCACGACTTCGAAAACGATCGCCGCCGGGACCTGCACGCCTCGGTCGACGGCTACGTCACCCTGCGGTTCTCCGCGTCTCAGGTGCTCACCTGCTGGCCCGACGTCGAACGGGCAATCCTCGCAGCAATCGAGCGCGGCCTTCACCTGCTCTGA
- a CDS encoding TrmH family RNA methyltransferase: MQENEANPAAGPTASVELTTNGVGPWRGEWPEDDRLDPELLERGDARNVVDRFRYWRMDAIVAELDRTRHPFHVAIENWQHDMNIGSIVRSANAFGAEGVHIVGRRRWNKRGAMVTDRYQHVQHHETVADLVQWAAEAEVPLIAIDNVPGCVPLETYRLPERCLLLFGQEGPGLSEEAIDAAEAVLEISQFGSTRSINASAAAAVAMHAWVLQHVRF; the protein is encoded by the coding sequence GTGCAGGAGAACGAGGCGAACCCCGCGGCCGGACCCACCGCCTCCGTCGAACTCACCACGAACGGGGTCGGCCCCTGGCGGGGCGAATGGCCCGAGGACGACCGCCTCGACCCGGAACTGCTGGAGCGCGGCGACGCGCGCAACGTGGTCGACCGGTTCCGCTACTGGCGGATGGACGCGATCGTCGCGGAACTCGACCGCACCCGGCACCCGTTCCACGTCGCGATCGAGAACTGGCAGCACGACATGAACATCGGCTCGATCGTCCGCAGCGCCAACGCGTTCGGCGCGGAGGGCGTGCACATCGTCGGCCGGCGGCGCTGGAACAAGCGCGGCGCGATGGTGACCGACCGGTACCAACACGTTCAGCACCACGAGACGGTGGCCGATCTCGTGCAGTGGGCGGCGGAGGCGGAGGTGCCGCTGATCGCGATCGACAACGTCCCCGGCTGCGTGCCGCTCGAGACCTACCGCCTGCCCGAGCGGTGCCTGCTGCTGTTCGGGCAGGAGGGGCCGGGTCTCTCGGAGGAGGCGATCGACGCCGCCGAGGCCGTGCTCGAAATCTCGCAGTTCGGCTCGACCCGCTCGATCAACGCGTCAGCAGCAGCCGCCGTCGCGATGCACGCCTGGGTGCTGCAGCACGTCCGCTTCTGA
- a CDS encoding DUF3151 domain-containing protein yields the protein MTGENLLGPEPTLLPEEPAVTAALTKHADPGAVEFAALAAAHPRSPLAWALLADSVWGIDAALPSYAYARVGYHRGLDLLRAAGWRGQGPIPWRHGPNRGFLLSLYALRRAAESIGETEEVARLTQFLEQADPAAIAEIERYHEDALPPTASIIILGND from the coding sequence ATGACTGGCGAGAACCTGCTGGGCCCCGAACCGACCCTCCTCCCCGAGGAGCCCGCGGTCACCGCGGCCCTCACCAAGCACGCGGACCCAGGAGCCGTCGAATTCGCTGCCCTCGCCGCGGCCCACCCGCGCTCCCCGCTGGCCTGGGCCCTCCTCGCCGACAGCGTCTGGGGCATCGACGCGGCGCTCCCCTCCTACGCCTACGCCCGCGTCGGATACCACCGCGGCCTCGACCTCCTCCGCGCTGCCGGCTGGCGCGGCCAGGGGCCCATCCCCTGGCGACACGGACCCAACCGCGGCTTCCTCCTCTCCCTCTACGCCCTCCGCCGCGCCGCCGAGTCGATCGGCGAGACGGAAGAGGTCGCCCGCCTCACCCAGTTCCTCGAGCAGGCCGACCCGGCCGCCATCGCAGAGATCGAGCGGTACCACGAGGACGCATTACCCCCGACTGCCTCCATCATCATCCTCGGCAACGACTAG
- a CDS encoding HAD-IIB family hydrolase, which yields MSTLPRLMAFDLDDTLAASKSPVDPAMADLFVKLLQATEVCIISGGQIGQFRMQVLDRLEGADPEVLAKLHLMPTCGTQYYRYQNGDWAQIYAENLTDDEKSRALAAVEEKAKELGYWESETWGPILEDRDSQITFSALGQSAPVEVKQAWDPDGEKKNTLREAVQAVLPDLEVRSGGSTSVDITRKGIDKAYGMNKLTELTGIPLDEMIFVGDRLDPDGNDYPVKAMGVECFAVEGWHDTAAYLRSYGL from the coding sequence ATGAGCACCCTGCCCCGCCTGATGGCCTTCGACCTCGACGACACCCTCGCCGCGTCGAAGTCCCCCGTCGACCCGGCGATGGCCGACCTCTTCGTCAAGCTGCTCCAGGCCACCGAGGTGTGCATCATCTCGGGCGGCCAGATCGGGCAGTTCCGGATGCAGGTGCTCGACCGCCTCGAGGGCGCCGACCCCGAGGTCCTCGCGAAGCTGCACCTGATGCCCACCTGCGGCACGCAGTACTACCGGTACCAGAACGGCGACTGGGCGCAGATCTACGCCGAGAACCTGACCGACGACGAGAAGTCGCGCGCCCTCGCCGCGGTTGAGGAGAAGGCGAAGGAGCTCGGCTACTGGGAGTCAGAGACCTGGGGTCCGATCCTCGAGGACCGCGATTCGCAGATCACCTTCTCGGCCCTCGGCCAGTCGGCGCCCGTCGAGGTCAAGCAGGCCTGGGACCCTGACGGCGAGAAGAAGAACACCCTCCGCGAGGCCGTGCAGGCCGTGCTCCCGGACCTCGAGGTCCGCTCTGGCGGTTCCACCTCCGTCGACATCACCCGCAAGGGCATCGACAAGGCGTACGGGATGAACAAGCTCACCGAGCTGACCGGCATCCCCCTCGACGAGATGATCTTCGTCGGCGACCGCCTCGACCCCGACGGCAACGACTACCCCGTGAAGGCGATGGGCGTCGAGTGCTTCGCCGTCGAGGGCTGGCACGACACTGCCGCATACCTCCGCTCGTACGGCCTGTAG
- a CDS encoding DoxX family protein, translating into MTVATAPDGGRRSVPRTLARLLLGLVLVTAGTAHLTLARQAFQAQVPPWLPVDPDVVVVASGFIEIALGLALVLLARWRVVIGVAVAAFFIAVFPGNVSQLVTRTPAFGLETDTARAVRLVFQPLLVVWALWSTGAFSAWRARRSRAERG; encoded by the coding sequence ATGACCGTCGCCACAGCACCCGATGGAGGACGTCGCTCCGTCCCGCGCACGCTCGCCCGCCTCCTCCTCGGCCTCGTGCTCGTCACGGCGGGGACCGCCCACCTGACGCTCGCGCGGCAGGCGTTCCAGGCGCAGGTCCCGCCGTGGCTGCCGGTCGACCCGGATGTCGTGGTCGTCGCCTCCGGATTCATCGAGATCGCACTCGGGCTCGCGCTCGTGCTCCTCGCTCGGTGGCGCGTGGTCATCGGAGTCGCGGTGGCCGCCTTCTTCATCGCCGTATTCCCCGGGAACGTCTCTCAGCTGGTGACGCGGACTCCGGCGTTCGGCCTCGAGACAGACACGGCACGGGCGGTGCGGCTCGTCTTCCAACCGCTGTTGGTGGTCTGGGCGCTCTGGTCGACGGGGGCGTTCTCGGCCTGGCGAGCACGCCGGTCGCGCGCCGAGCGGGGCTGA
- a CDS encoding septum formation family protein produces MVDKGGRDGGSEGGEHSEPEGRELEGRESTPRGNERSEPDRPVGSSEWLLQQLSGGRLKSIFDSPRPPAPVQRPTEDGAESVVSGSEAAAAEVPSASATERPVEDESAAVPRHSPAAPVGLWPGEPVRSAAPAPVEGDDADGGSDDGDTGTGDTGTGPGEPPSVSDPADQRRERATDRATEEPPGDHVSHEPPTDSGADVHRRRADSVRPVLPHTLPPTDLPTAPAGLRSARRASDESVEVAGPGTDGAVPERAEVPPVADDRPAGATAPAPRELAPPAVYEWPDPRGDWDQPPVWEQVVAPRDVPDGGDQELWRESAGSYAWDLEPATDSVVPAEAAPFRTAPAAAHVNAAAPRTSRSARSRPKSRERGSTPVGPPLWRTLSRRRLLVGLIAAGAVILLAALFTIGIAVGSAGGQAEPQAAPAVSDTPADSTPGPTASLPTVGPLPAGTWAWNALLGGECMQPFDSVWAEEFTVVDCATAHSAQLVATAELTDAAFPGQEALAVTVSSLCQAQGVVNIAAAETYGDVQVAGAFPVTQEQWDAGERSYYCFVNRAGGGELTGSLAGSPAA; encoded by the coding sequence ATGGTCGACAAGGGCGGACGCGACGGGGGCTCGGAGGGCGGTGAGCACTCGGAGCCGGAGGGCCGGGAACTCGAGGGCCGGGAGTCGACTCCTCGCGGGAACGAGCGTTCCGAGCCGGATCGTCCCGTCGGCAGCAGCGAGTGGCTGCTCCAGCAGCTCAGCGGTGGCCGACTGAAGAGCATTTTCGACTCACCTCGGCCTCCTGCTCCGGTGCAGCGGCCGACAGAGGACGGTGCCGAATCCGTGGTGAGCGGATCCGAAGCGGCGGCGGCTGAGGTACCCAGCGCGTCGGCGACGGAGCGTCCCGTGGAGGACGAGTCCGCTGCCGTGCCGCGCCACAGCCCGGCTGCTCCGGTCGGTCTCTGGCCGGGAGAGCCCGTGCGGAGTGCGGCACCCGCACCCGTCGAGGGCGACGATGCGGACGGCGGGTCCGATGACGGCGACACCGGGACCGGCGACACCGGGACCGGACCGGGCGAGCCGCCCTCCGTGAGCGATCCAGCGGATCAGCGGCGCGAGCGCGCTACCGACCGCGCCACCGAGGAGCCGCCCGGCGACCACGTCTCCCACGAGCCGCCCACCGACAGCGGCGCCGACGTGCACCGCCGCCGAGCCGACTCCGTCCGCCCGGTCCTGCCGCACACCCTCCCTCCCACCGACCTGCCGACCGCGCCGGCCGGGCTGCGCAGCGCCCGTCGGGCGTCCGACGAGTCCGTCGAGGTGGCCGGCCCCGGCACCGACGGTGCAGTCCCGGAGCGCGCCGAGGTGCCTCCCGTCGCCGACGACCGCCCCGCGGGTGCGACCGCGCCCGCCCCCCGAGAGCTGGCCCCGCCCGCCGTCTACGAGTGGCCCGACCCGCGTGGCGACTGGGACCAGCCGCCCGTGTGGGAGCAGGTCGTCGCCCCGCGCGACGTGCCGGACGGCGGCGACCAGGAACTCTGGCGGGAGAGCGCGGGCTCCTACGCCTGGGATCTCGAGCCGGCGACCGACTCCGTCGTCCCCGCCGAAGCGGCGCCCTTCCGCACCGCGCCCGCGGCCGCGCACGTCAACGCCGCCGCGCCGCGCACGTCGCGCTCGGCCCGGTCCCGCCCCAAGAGCCGCGAGCGAGGATCCACCCCCGTCGGACCGCCGCTCTGGCGCACCCTCAGCAGGCGGCGCCTCCTGGTCGGCCTGATCGCTGCGGGCGCCGTGATCCTGCTCGCCGCCCTCTTCACCATCGGCATCGCGGTCGGGAGCGCCGGCGGACAGGCCGAGCCGCAGGCTGCCCCGGCCGTCAGTGACACGCCGGCCGACTCGACGCCCGGGCCGACCGCGTCCCTGCCGACGGTCGGCCCGCTGCCGGCGGGAACCTGGGCGTGGAACGCGCTGCTCGGCGGCGAGTGCATGCAGCCCTTCGACTCCGTCTGGGCGGAGGAATTCACCGTCGTCGACTGCGCGACCGCCCACTCCGCCCAGCTCGTAGCCACGGCCGAGTTGACCGACGCCGCCTTCCCCGGCCAGGAGGCGCTGGCCGTCACCGTCTCCTCGCTCTGCCAGGCGCAGGGCGTTGTGAACATCGCCGCGGCCGAGACCTACGGCGACGTGCAGGTCGCCGGCGCGTTCCCGGTCACCCAGGAGCAGTGGGACGCGGGCGAGCGCAGCTACTACTGCTTCGTGAACCGAGCCGGTGGCGGCGAGCTGACCGGTTCCCTGGCCGGCAGTCCCGCAGCCTGA